Within the Naumovozyma castellii chromosome 1, complete genome genome, the region CTAAATCAGCAAAAGTCTCAACAGGGTCAGTATATCCAATTGGAACAGATTCTGGTTCAGTTGTTATCAAGTTTACAGATCTAGGTCCACTCGGCAAATTAAATTCTCTTCGTTCATGGGTGGGAATTGGTGTTTCAGCAGGCGGAATATTAATCTCAGGagattcttcttttggTGCCAAAGGGATAGATGTAGAAGGTTGTAGCCATGTGTCTGGCTGTTGAGTAGTAGATTCAGTATTTGCTATACAATTTGTCTGCGAGAAAAAATCATTAGTTTGTTCATCAGGATAAATATTCGCTCGGAAGCATCAACTCTTTCATATCCTGTGTTACAATTCATGTAAGTTTCCATtctgaatatatattaagCGTAATCTTGATAGTTCAACTAGTATGTTAATGTCCTCGTAATGTTTGTAAAAGGTTCTCTTCCCCTTTAAAAGTAAAAAagtatatattatataaaaatataacacAGGAGTATTAAGACTTGAAACTTCGAGTTATTGGTCTATTTATACCCATCCTGATGTTGGAATAGAAAACACGAGTTTGTATTTCAAAGTGGGCAGACACGaaattcaatgatgatCGTGTCGCGTCGATGCCTGTAGTTCTTCGCGTTCTTACCATATTTGGTAGTCAGTTCGTGTCTTTGTAGAAGACGTTGTACCAAACTTGATATCTATACTCTTCATCTTAGGATATTAAAAGTACCACTATTTAAAAATCTGTTTCCagcaatattattatcagcAATCATATCTTAAATAATGTATTGTATCACGCGTTTAGGGTAAGCAACTTATCCTCTTTCACCAAAAAATGTAAAAAGACTGATTGCAAGTTAGCCTCTGTTAATGCTAGAATTGCTGTTTGGCCATCGATTTTAcaaaacatttttttttcattcacAAAACCTTTAGTTTAGAGATCAGTATTTCTAACTTTTTTACAAATTACTGGGCGTGTGGCGTAGTTGGTAGCGCGCTCCCTTAGCATGGGAGAGGTCTTCGGTTCGATTCCGGACTCgtccaatttttttactttaatttattttgaaattttgcGATGCcttgaaaaaattcaaatagaAAACAGATTCTATCCATACCAAGATCTTAACAATAGATGACTGACTCTCAGAAGGCCCAATACCtgtcaaatattttgtttagATATCAAAGATGAAATCCGAAATAATAAAATGTGGAATCTGTAACGAAGCTGAAAGTAGATACAAATGTCCAAAATGTGGTATTCGATATTGTTCCTTATCCTGCTTCAAAAATGAAGAGAAACACAAGCATATCGAAACCGCAACCcctgaagaaaaagataACATTGGAGGTGCTAGTGAAGGGATGAAACCGTCCAAAGTTGGAATGGAGAGAGCAGTGCTTAAGAATGATGAGTTAAATCAAATATACCAGGAAACACCTGAGTTGCAAGAATTGTTGCAATACAATACGGTAAAATTTCATCTAGCAAAAGTATATaagattttaaattcaaataccACAGATGGTGACTCCAATATGAATACTGAAGTAAAAGAGCAACTAGCTATCGATTATCTAAACACTTTGCGTTATGGAGGAATTCACTACAATGAAGCGATCGAGGAATTTTGTCAAACCTGCCTGAGTAAACTAGAAAATAGAAGCTCTCTAAATACTTGAAAAACACATTTAACGTTAGCTCAATGAGAACATTTTATTCTATGGATATTGACATATATTACTTACGTTTAAAGTTGAACCTAAGCTATTACTTTCGTAAACTTTTTCGATAAGTctatataaaaataaagcATCCATTAAGGTAGGGAACCCTTCTAGTTCAAATCCTTGCATAACAAACTGATTTGgcaaatttggaatatgCTTCGTATTGAAGTGAAAATCTGCTATTGATTGGTAGAGACGGAATATATTACCTATTACTGCGTTGTAATTCCTAAGATGATACACTTCCATCAATTCCTTTCCAGAATCGTATGAAGTTTTTCCATTTGCAATTGAATCCATGCCATCAGCAACTTTAACTCCACTATAGTATAATACTAAATTGGAGATTTCCGCGAAACCTGCATCACCTTCTAACTTTATATCACCCTTCGTACCATGTATATCAATGACTAGATTTTTAGtgaatttctttgttgGCTTACCACCCTTAAAACTGCAAGAAACTGGTACATTACCGTTCTGTAAACTTCCCTGGAATAGTAGGTGATCCGGCACCGTCTTGGGAACTCTTTGCCCCAGCCTATTTCCGAATTCATCAACCAATTCCTGCTCCGggatattattgaaaaccATCGCATTAATCGTTGAGAAATAGGAACCTGTTATATATTGTAAGACATCTATCGTGTGGCCAAATGCCGTCGTTACTAAATCAGTCCCATGTCCAATCTCATAAACATATGACGGTGATTTTTGCGGTCTTTCGTAACCAAACCAACCACCATTTCCTGCAATCTCTATGGAATTTATGTCACCAATATATCCTTGAGAAATCAATTCCTTTGCACGTAAAATATAAGGTGATTTTCTACCTTGTAATGAAATTATCGTTTGTATACCTCGCTTTGTTGTCAACTTGCAGATTTCTTCAACCTCTTTTTCTGATGACCTCAAAGGCCATTCTACAAATAAATATCGCAGGTTCATATTTGTTTCTGAAAATTCTAACAACGGTATTAACATATCATAATGATTACCATTCTCAAGGCAAACGACGATCATATCCACATTAGATGAGGAGGCAAATGATTCTAAAGTTGGGAATGCTGTTGCACTtgtcaatttcaaatcccTTATAGTACTGATGGACGCTTCAATTGTATTGTTATATAATGCAGTTATTTGGTATTGTGAAGACAGTTGTAAGATGGAAGGATAATGCGTTTTGACAGCCCAACCTTTCTTAGAGGAGAGACCTATTATACCGACTCTTATTGGATCTGCATTTGGGATGGTTGAGACAGTAGATCTTAAATTGTATGTCATCTTTTTTTTAGTTATTGTAAAAGGAAAAAAGAGTTCTCTGACTTATTAAACAACAGCGGTGCAATGCAGTTTATCAAATGCGCAACGTAAGGATGATAGAATCGTGAAGTATTTATATATCCAAAGCGCTCGTCCTATCCCTTGAAACTGAAAAGAACAACCTGCAACGTCAATGCATTCGATGCAGGAGATACAACTAATAAATAACTCCTCCATATCAGAAAACCTCCTGGTTATAATCTCAAATGTTCTCCATTAAGAATATTGCGTAAATGACTTCTCGACCATGTTCGGAACTGAGTGGTCCGAAGATGCTTAATTGTGTCGTTTTGTTTTCAGCGCGCTGTTATCTCGTGCTTCGGAAGATGCCGTCCGAGTTTTCGCAGTGCTCCTCAGACTATGCACCGTACGTATGGTAGTCGCCATGAACGGGGTCATGTAATAACAGGTGTGCTCTGGTCGGGAATCCTTTGGGAGGGAGTGTTCTATGTAACTATAGGATAAGAACGGGTCCAGATAGCAGCCTTGCCGAAGTTTCACGTAGGGAGGTACCATGTTCCTGGCAAACGGTGATAATTATTCAGAGGAACTTTAAAAGTCCGATCAGAATATACGAGCCTTACAACGGCGGTAATGATCGTTATTAAACATAAGTAACGATCCTTCCTTGTTGCAACTTTCTCAAAATTAAAAGTACCTTAAAAAGAAGCgaaatataattatttaaatgatgattatGCCGTGCCACATATATGGATGTAATAAATAGCCATTATACGTAGATTCTTAACATGCTTATGCTTTTTATTATGTGAAGTTGTGTATAAGATTAAACGGATAAGTAACTCCAAGTAATGCAAATGCCAAAATGACTTTTACAAGCTTATTCCGAAAacttttgtttcttcaatgctGGAGATACACCGAACGAGTCCAGATTCTTTTGTTCATCGGATCGAACACCTAGTTTAGAGTCCACTTTATCCATTTCAGGAAGGTAATTGGTCGTTAAATTAGAGTTAAAACTGGAACGGTCAGTCATCAACTTTTTCTTCAACCTGGTTCGGTTGTTCTGATCCCAAGAATGTTCAATACTCATTGGCGGCATAGATAAGTTAAATTTTGGAACATTTATGGATCGAACATCGATATTAGATAGATTTGAATTGGATGCCGCGATCGTTTGGTTAATGGTATCATTCCTAGGTTGCGTTGATGTCACAGTTGTTGTGTGATTGTTCTGCTTTGATAACAACCTATCAGCTCGTTGTTTAGCACACCAATGTCGTAGTTCCTGTATGTCTGATACGTCTCCACTGTCTATCTGttcaataatattatctAGACATTGTAAGTAACCTTGATGTTTTACCAACGAATTTTTCTCATTGGCAATCCTGTACAATTTGGTTACGGCATTAGCTGCAATCTTGAATTCCTGGGAAAGATCATTTCCTAGTCCT harbors:
- the HIT1 gene encoding Hit1p (ancestral locus Anc_1.499), which translates into the protein MKSEIIKCGICNEAESRYKCPKCGIRYCSLSCFKNEEKHKHIETATPEEKDNIGGASEGMKPSKVGMERAVLKNDELNQIYQETPELQELLQYNTVKFHLAKVYKILNSNTTDGDSNMNTEVKEQLAIDYLNTLRYGGIHYNEAIEEFCQTCLSKLENRSSLNT
- the NCAS0A13100 gene encoding uncharacterized protein (ancestral locus Anc_1.502), giving the protein MDHLRSLESSLPPEQPPTDNAIEGLGNDLSQEFKIAANAVTKLYRIANEKNSLVKHQGYLQCLDNIIEQIDSGDVSDIQELRHWCAKQRADRLLSKQNNHTTTVTSTQPRNDTINQTIAASNSNLSNIDVRSINVPKFNLSMPPMSIEHSWDQNNRTRLKKKLMTDRSSFNSNLTTNYLPEMDKVDSKLGVRSDEQKNLDSFGVSPALKKQKFSE
- the NCAS0A13090 gene encoding Gfo/Idh/MocA family protein (ancestral locus Anc_1.500), which gives rise to MTYNLRSTVSTIPNADPIRVGIIGLSSKKGWAVKTHYPSILQLSSQYQITALYNNTIEASISTIRDLKLTSATAFPTLESFASSSNVDMIVVCLENGNHYDMLIPLLEFSETNMNLRYLFVEWPLRSSEKEVEEICKLTTKRGIQTIISLQGRKSPYILRAKELISQGYIGDINSIEIAGNGGWFGYERPQKSPSYVYEIGHGTDLVTTAFGHTIDVLQYITGSYFSTINAMVFNNIPEQELVDEFGNRLGQRVPKTVPDHLLFQGSLQNGNVPVSCSFKGGKPTKKFTKNLVIDIHGTKGDIKLEGDAGFAEISNLVLYYSGVKVADGMDSIANGKTSYDSGKELMEVYHLRNYNAVIGNIFRLYQSIADFHFNTKHIPNLPNQFVMQGFELEGFPTLMDALFLYRLIEKVYESNSLGSTLNVSNICQYP